In Cydia splendana unplaced genomic scaffold, ilCydSple1.2 scaffold_10_ctg1A, whole genome shotgun sequence, the sequence ctgaacatgcactttaactacattataatttacttcttcttcttcttcttcctagccttatcccatttacttggggtcggctctccttatATGGCGTCGCCAGGAGCGTCTGTCCTGGGTCGTCTCTGGTGGTATTCTTTTTTCTTTAAGGTTCTTTTTTACAAGACCTATCCATGTTATCTTGGGCCTCCCGCGACCCCTAGGCTTCTCACTCATCTCTAGCACCTTTCTCGTCATGTGGTCTGGTGGGCGCCTCATGACGTGGCCATACCATCGGAGTCGATTTTCGGTGAGTTTTTCTTCGATTGGCCTTACTCTGAAACTGCCTCTAACGTGGATATTCTTAACATGACCCAACAGCGTTACTCCGCCAGCCCATCTCAGCATCCTCATCTCCGCTGCATGCAGTTTAGCGACTTGGTCTTTTTTGAGTGGCCAACACTCAGAGCCGTATGTCATTGCCGGGCGCACAGCTGCCTTATAAACTTTGCCCTTAATACGAACTGGCATTCGTTTATCGCAAAGAACGCCCGTGAGCTCACGCCACTTCACCCATCCAGTGTTGATACGGTTAACGATATCTGCATCTATAGATCCGTCGTTTTGCATGTTCGAACCAAGATATTTGAAGCTCGTTACTTCGTTCAGAGGATTGCCGTCCAAGTTAATTGTGCTGCGGATGTTGGCACCACTGAAGTTGCAGTGCATCACTTCAGTCTTCTGTCGGCTTACTCGCAGTCCGCCGTCCTCCAGGGCTGCTCTCCAGGTTTCTAGAATGTTTTGCAGCTCTTTTACGTCTTCGCTTATCAAAACTATATCATCTGCGTAGAGCAAATCCCATGGGGGTGGACGTTGTATGTGCGACGTGAGGTGGTCCATCACCAAATTGAATAATAACGGGCTGAGAGCTGATCCCTGGTGGACACCCACCCCCACATGGAATTCATCCTATTGCCAGCAGGACTTCGGATGGTTGACTTCACGTCTTTGTACATGTCCATCACTATAGAAATATAGTATTCTGGAACATTTTTGGCGCGTAGTGAATGCCAAATGAGTTTTCTGGGCACGCGGTCGAAAGCTTTCTCCAGATCGATGAATACCATGTGGAGGTCGGCTTTGTTATCTCTGTAATTTTCAATCAGTAACCTGAGTGTGTGGAGAGCATCAGTAGTGGACTTTCCGGCTACAAAACCACATTGGTTCTCACTGATATTGGTCAACTGGCTAAGTCTTTTGCTTATAACGCGTTCCCAAATTTTGAAAGAGTGTGGTATTAGCTTTATTGCTCTGTAGTTCCCACAGTCTCTCAGATCACCTTTGTTTTTGAAAAACGGTACCAAGTAGCTACGCCTCCATTTGTCCGGAATACCATCTGTCAGAATACCATTAAACAAATCCGTCAGAAAAGAAACTCCTTCATCGCCAAGCCTTTTCAACAGTTCCGCTGGAATTTCGTCAGGCCCAGTAGCTTTGTGATTGGCCATCTTTTTTATAGCGGTCTCGACTTCTTCTTTGCTGATGCTCGGTATTGGCCCTTGTACACAGGGGATTTCTGGTAGTGGTTTACAAGGATAGGTTTCGTTGAGTAAATTCGAGTAATACTCCTTCCACCTCTCTTGTATTTCCTTATTCGAAGTTAGTAGTCGGCCACTTTTGTCTTTAATGTATTTGATGGTTTTGGTATCTTTTGAGTTGTTATGCCTTTGCTTAGCGATTTGGAAGATCTCTTTATCAGTTATGGCTGCTTCGAGTTTGGTATAGAAATCGTCCCTTGATGATGCTCTGGCTTGCGCAACTGCTCGTTTTGCTTCCTTTTTTGCTACTTTGTACAAGTCAAGATCTTTATCGTCCTTGCTATGTTGCcagattttgaaaaagattttcTTTTGATCGATTTTTTGTTTGACATCTCCTTGCCACCACTTAGTGTCTTTTTTGTCGTGAATGGGACCCTTGGACATGCCTAGATGATGAATGGCTCTTTCAGTGCATAGCTTCCGAAAATGGTCCCATTTTGCGTTCGTCGAGTCTAGTTTTTGCATTTCTTTTAGATGGATAGTGATGTCTTCCGTTAGATAATTACCCTCTTGCCTGTCCAGTTTATGCCAACGTATATTGGTGACCTTATCTTTGACAACCTTAACAGGTTTAGGCATTGTAAACTCAGCAACAAGAATACGATGCTGTGAGGTTAGTGGCTCGCCCGGGATCACCTTGCAGTCCTTGAAGGTTTTCAGCCGGGGACGATCAGCTAAGATGTAATCTATTTGGGTACTAGCACCTCCACTTTTGTAGGTTATGAGATGATTTAGTGGCTTGGCAAAAAAGGTATTAACAATAGCAAGGTCATGTGTTATTGCAAACTGCAGTATGTTCTCACCTTCCGCATTCATCTGGCCTATCCCGAAGTTGCCGTGCACTCTACGGTAGGAAGTTGAGGTGTTTCCGACGTGGCCGTTCAGGTCTCCTCCTATGTATTTTGTTTCGTTCGGGGGTATGGATTGTAAAAGATCGTTAAATTCCTCCCAGAATATTTGTTTCTCATGGTTTGAGCATCCCACTTGCGGCGCATATGCGCTTATGATATTCATACAGGATTGATCATCCAGAGCAAACTTGATAGCGATTATACGATCGCTAACCCGGGTGACGTCCACTACGCGGTCTTGGAGGtcttacattataatttacattgttcagatatttgtgaatacataatcgctccttgagaaacataacgtcattatccaaaaaatggggtttttgagttattaacgccatctagctcatataatcgtaacgcacgcaatacgaagacacctATCGTCCTAGCTCTATTAGAGccgccagagggcgctaatgtcgttatggcGAATAGAGGGAATAGGCGCCTGCCTCATGggaacaatgtcattaaagggaagtaagttgtatttttttgcttagtGACGATTATCTATGATATTCAATAGTAAGTACGTCAATTTTCATATgaaatagtgtatctatacgtactatgtcactttgaacttataatatggtatcaaaatcaaaactcaatttaaagcaatattgtacttttccctttaaggacacttgtacttttgcattttttaacattttgagataagtaaagtgacattatacctataatgacggttttgcttaaaactcaaagccataatgctgactgaaaataaaaacgtactgttcttttactttaagtgacattgtgattttaagTAGCTGACAGGAGTTTTAGCAAGTCCatcgtcattatctgtgtagtgtcaatTTGCTAGCTTAGTTTACCATAGCGACACTTGGCGtacttaacccgtggagcgccctaaacagacacgtgtgctggtaactagtataggagttccatactacggtaattctggggcgctccaggggttaaatGAAAAATGACATTTTAAGTTTAAAGCCACTACAACTGGTACAGAACGCTTATAACGGCGTGGTTAATGAATGTCACTCGTTGTTTAATGTCATTGTGTTGTATTTGTTCAATAAGGTTCATAATGGGCTTGTATT encodes:
- the LOC134805423 gene encoding uncharacterized protein LOC134805423, translating into MNIISAYAPQVGCSNHEKQIFWEEFNDLLQSIPPNETKYIGGDLNGHVGNTSTSYRRVHGNFGIGQMNAEGENILQFAITHDLAIVNTFFAKPLNHLITYKSGGASTQIDYILADRPRLKTFKDCKVIPGEPLTSQHRILVAEFTMPKPVKVVKDKVTNIRWHKLDRQEGNYLTEDITIHLKEMQKLDSTNAKWDHFRKLCTERAIHHLGMSKGPIHDKKDTKWWQGDVKQKIDQKKIFFKIWQHSKDDKDLDLYKVAKKEAKRAVAQARASSRDDFYTKLEAAITDKEIFQIAKQRHNNSKDTKTIKYIKDKSGRLLTSNKEIQERWKEYYSNLLNETYPCKPLPEIPCVQGPIPSISKEEVETAIKKMANHKATGPDEIPAELLKRLGDEGVSFLTDLFNGILTDGIPDKWRRSYLVPFFKNKGDLRDCGNYRAIKLIPHSFKIWERVISKRLSQLTNISENQCGFVAGKSTTDALHTLRLLIENYRDNKADLHMVFIDLEKAFDRVPRKLIWHSLRAKNVPEYYISIVMDMYKDVKSTIRSPAGNRMNSMWGWVSTRDQLSARYYSIW